One window of Cryobacterium arcticum genomic DNA carries:
- a CDS encoding TetR family transcriptional regulator, whose translation MEPDHSPAVSSTKEPEPTRQRILEAARTEFAAHGLAGARIDRIARNASASKERLYAYYRHKAELFSAVLELNLGEFAEAMAGAGGTLPEFAGALYDHSVAHPEHLRMIDWARLERQDVVDPSWALMDRFHAEQLRGIVSLQRAGAVDSSWDPEHVAALIFGIVTCWNHEPAEALATPPVVDAGTIAHRRATVVRAVERLMVPGAP comes from the coding sequence ATGGAACCCGATCATTCACCTGCTGTTTCGTCGACGAAGGAGCCCGAGCCCACCCGTCAGCGCATCCTCGAAGCCGCCAGGACCGAATTCGCCGCCCACGGGCTGGCCGGAGCCCGGATCGACCGCATCGCGCGCAACGCTTCGGCGAGCAAGGAGCGGTTGTATGCCTACTACCGCCACAAAGCGGAGCTGTTCAGCGCGGTCCTCGAGCTCAACCTGGGCGAGTTCGCCGAGGCGATGGCCGGGGCCGGGGGAACCCTGCCCGAGTTCGCGGGGGCGCTGTACGACCACTCGGTCGCGCATCCGGAGCACCTTCGGATGATCGACTGGGCGCGGCTCGAACGTCAGGACGTCGTGGATCCCTCCTGGGCGCTCATGGACCGCTTCCACGCCGAGCAGCTCCGCGGGATCGTGTCCCTGCAGCGGGCCGGCGCCGTGGACTCCTCGTGGGACCCGGAGCACGTGGCTGCGCTGATCTTCGGGATCGTGACCTGCTGGAACCATGAGCCGGCCGAGGCATTGGCAACGCCGCCCGTCGTGGATGCCGGCACGATCGCGCACCGGCGGGCCACGGTGGTGCGCGCCGTGGAGCGTCTGATGGTCCCCGGGGCGCCATGA
- a CDS encoding MFS transporter — MSESSATGVSPVSTPSPSPQNPADPTGHNPRRWWLLAIVALAQLTVVLDGTIVNIALPHAQSDLGMSDGDRTWVVTLYALVFGALLLLGGRIADYWGRKRSFIVGMAGFAVASTLGGMAQSTWELLAARGLQGLFAALLAPASLALLTVNFPGGKDRIKAFSVYGAIAGGGAAVGLVLGGVLTEYASWRWCLLVNVPIAIVAIVAAIPIIRESKAHGNTRYDVPGAVLVALGLGSLVFGFAQAENGWSSWQVLVFIPLGVILLALFVLVESRSNHPLLPLRILADKVRGGAFITGTLTGAALLGGLLFLTFHLQIVLGFSPLESGLASLPMTATIMVGATVLSKFLPRIGVRVPMTVGPLVVAAGLLYLSRITVDGSYAAEVLPGLILMGAGLAMIFVPLQNVALAGIDAHDAGAASAAVTAVQQIGGSIGSAVFTVLYTSAVAASLAGGYGTPVAQLQAFVDGYQAAFFWAAVGVFLAAPVAFFMVRPRPQDLLGSEPAMHLG, encoded by the coding sequence ATGTCAGAATCGAGCGCGACCGGCGTCTCACCGGTTTCCACCCCTTCCCCCTCTCCTCAGAACCCCGCCGACCCGACCGGCCACAACCCCCGCCGGTGGTGGCTGCTGGCCATCGTCGCGCTCGCCCAGCTCACCGTCGTGCTCGACGGAACCATCGTGAACATCGCGCTCCCGCACGCCCAGAGCGACCTGGGCATGAGCGACGGCGACCGCACCTGGGTCGTCACCCTCTACGCGCTGGTCTTCGGCGCCCTGCTGCTTCTCGGCGGCCGCATCGCGGACTACTGGGGTCGGAAGCGCTCCTTCATCGTGGGCATGGCCGGCTTCGCCGTCGCCTCCACCCTCGGCGGCATGGCCCAGAGCACCTGGGAGCTCCTCGCCGCCCGCGGCCTGCAGGGCCTGTTCGCCGCCCTCCTGGCGCCGGCCTCCCTGGCGCTGCTCACCGTGAACTTCCCCGGCGGCAAGGACCGCATCAAGGCCTTCTCGGTCTACGGTGCGATCGCCGGCGGCGGCGCGGCTGTGGGCCTCGTGCTCGGCGGCGTGCTCACCGAGTACGCCAGCTGGCGCTGGTGCCTGCTCGTCAACGTGCCGATCGCCATCGTCGCGATCGTCGCCGCGATCCCCATCATCCGTGAGAGCAAGGCCCACGGCAACACCCGGTACGACGTTCCGGGCGCCGTCCTGGTCGCTCTCGGGCTGGGTTCGCTGGTCTTCGGTTTCGCCCAGGCCGAGAACGGCTGGTCGTCCTGGCAGGTGCTGGTCTTCATCCCGCTGGGCGTGATCCTGCTGGCCCTCTTCGTCCTCGTCGAGAGCCGCTCCAACCACCCCCTGCTCCCCCTGCGGATCCTCGCCGACAAGGTGCGGGGTGGCGCGTTCATCACCGGCACCCTGACCGGCGCCGCCCTGCTCGGTGGTCTGCTCTTCCTCACCTTCCACCTGCAGATCGTGCTCGGTTTCTCACCGCTGGAATCCGGCCTCGCGTCTCTGCCGATGACAGCGACGATCATGGTCGGCGCCACCGTGCTGTCCAAATTCCTGCCTCGCATCGGCGTCCGCGTGCCGATGACCGTTGGCCCCCTCGTGGTCGCCGCCGGACTGCTCTACCTGTCGCGCATCACCGTCGACGGCAGCTACGCCGCCGAGGTGCTGCCGGGCCTGATCCTGATGGGTGCGGGCCTGGCCATGATCTTCGTTCCCCTCCAGAACGTGGCCCTGGCCGGAATCGACGCCCACGACGCCGGGGCCGCCAGCGCCGCCGTGACCGCCGTGCAGCAGATCGGCGGATCCATCGGCTCTGCGGTGTTCACCGTGCTCTACACCTCGGCCGTCGCGGCGTCCCTGGCCGGCGGTTACGGCACCCCCGTCGCCCAGCTGCAGGCTTTCGTCGACGGCTACCAGGCGGCGTTCTTCTGGGCCGCAGTGGGGGTCTTCCTCGCCGCACCGGTCGCCTTCTTCATGGTGCGCCCGCGCCCGCAGGACCTGCTGGGTTCCGAGCCGGCCATGCACCTGGGCTAG
- a CDS encoding DUF2004 domain-containing protein, which produces MTIEHDFFGVLGSDDESGELYWSDTAELGDQNVDVDVSSPDEESVSSEALDIVAAMINALEELDSQARESLVADLSAEVSVTSQFITAQFDELDDEVLEDALIWDSGDKQIDFLRSIQLQRIGFHPHHIGADQHFAVLDYSISPHETDALLVVTLDVHGDTIGIAADS; this is translated from the coding sequence ATGACCATCGAACACGACTTCTTCGGAGTACTCGGCAGCGACGACGAGAGCGGTGAACTGTACTGGTCGGACACGGCCGAGCTGGGCGACCAGAACGTCGACGTAGACGTGAGTTCTCCCGACGAGGAGTCGGTGTCGTCGGAGGCGCTCGACATCGTCGCGGCCATGATCAATGCGCTCGAGGAACTCGACTCGCAGGCCAGGGAATCCCTCGTGGCGGACCTGAGCGCCGAGGTCTCTGTGACGAGCCAGTTCATCACGGCCCAGTTCGACGAGCTCGACGACGAGGTGCTCGAGGACGCCCTGATCTGGGATTCCGGGGACAAGCAGATCGACTTCCTGCGCTCCATCCAGTTGCAGCGCATCGGGTTCCACCCGCACCACATCGGCGCCGACCAGCACTTCGCCGTGCTCGACTACTCGATCAGCCCGCACGAGACGGATGCCCTGCTCGTCGTCACCCTGGACGTGCACGGGGACACCATCGGCATCGCCGCCGACAGCTGA
- the ftsY gene encoding signal recognition particle-docking protein FtsY: MAERTPWSLSGALRGVFAKKTIDADTWDDLEDSLITADFGPDITDGIVAELRAKVSRYNTTDPKDLHRMLREGIEERLSKLDSTLNLSARPAVVLVVGVNGVGKTTTIGKFAKFLRVYDRSVLIGAADTFRAAAVEQLATWAERAGADIVRPQAQGQDPASVAFQTVERAITTGTEIVIIDTAGRLQTKGGLMDELTKIRRVIEKQTPISEVLLVLDATTGQNGLAQAEAFIEHAGVTGLVLTKLDGSAKGGFVLAVQEKTGIPIKLVGQGEGINDLTGFTPHVFAQKLVG, translated from the coding sequence ATGGCAGAACGCACCCCGTGGTCCCTCTCCGGCGCATTGCGCGGAGTGTTCGCGAAGAAGACGATCGACGCCGATACCTGGGACGACCTCGAGGACTCGTTGATCACGGCCGACTTCGGGCCCGATATCACCGACGGTATCGTCGCCGAGCTGCGGGCGAAGGTGTCGCGCTACAACACCACCGACCCCAAGGACCTGCACCGGATGCTGCGGGAAGGCATCGAGGAACGGCTCTCCAAACTGGACTCCACCCTCAACCTCAGCGCCCGGCCCGCCGTGGTGCTCGTTGTGGGCGTCAACGGCGTGGGCAAGACCACCACCATCGGCAAGTTCGCCAAGTTCCTGCGCGTCTATGACCGCAGTGTGCTCATCGGCGCCGCCGACACCTTCCGGGCCGCAGCCGTCGAGCAGCTCGCCACCTGGGCGGAACGCGCCGGCGCCGACATCGTGCGCCCGCAGGCGCAGGGCCAGGACCCGGCCTCGGTGGCCTTCCAGACCGTTGAGCGGGCCATCACCACCGGCACCGAGATCGTCATCATCGACACGGCCGGCCGGCTGCAGACCAAGGGCGGGCTCATGGACGAGCTGACCAAGATCCGCCGGGTGATCGAGAAGCAGACCCCGATCTCCGAGGTGTTGCTGGTGCTCGACGCCACCACCGGCCAGAACGGGCTGGCTCAGGCCGAGGCCTTCATCGAGCACGCCGGCGTGACCGGACTGGTGCTCACCAAGCTCGACGGCTCGGCCAAGGGCGGCTTCGTCCTGGCCGTGCAGGAGAAGACCGGAATTCCCATCAAACTCGTCGGGCAGGGTGAGGGCATCAACGACCTCACCGGTTTCACCCCGCACGTCTTCGCGCAAAAACTCGTCGGATAG
- a CDS encoding FAD-binding oxidoreductase: MSPTPDARPTGPAAFDPSGTASGRADAPPALAALSGRLDGDILLPGDAGWDDARAAWNLAVDQHPAAVVLPRSVRDLRQVIVAAREDGLGVTVQPRGHGASDSLSGRILVRTTAFDEITVNVVGRYARVGAGVPWGTLLNRLDGSGLVALAGSNPDVSVAGYLLSGGHSWFSRWKGLAAHSIRAVELLDATGVLRRVSRDTDPELLWALRGAAGLFGVVTALEIDLFSAPDLFGGKLLFPAESAEVVFGAATDVLLDAPPELSLMLGLINMPDIEQVPELLRGRSFTQVDAVFVGSVEAGQALLAPLHTIAPVIADLTRPFPIGQLGEVSGEPQEPSATLDWSRSVTDLDPATMAGLVAAFRTASYAGLTMLQLRPLGGLIGDPTVGEDGVAGHLDTGYLLFAAAILPPGAPIPAPADRHLLFQPLEDTLQGVGVPRTVPSFLAAGQDLSAAFAPDVLKRLAALKRTVDPENLFRSNRPLPEEDG, encoded by the coding sequence ATGTCTCCCACTCCCGACGCCCGGCCGACCGGCCCGGCAGCGTTCGATCCCTCCGGCACCGCTTCGGGCAGAGCGGATGCCCCGCCTGCGCTGGCGGCCCTGTCCGGCCGGCTCGACGGCGACATCCTGCTGCCCGGCGACGCCGGCTGGGACGATGCCCGTGCCGCCTGGAATCTCGCCGTCGACCAGCATCCGGCGGCCGTCGTCCTCCCCCGCTCGGTGCGCGATCTGCGACAGGTGATCGTCGCCGCCCGAGAAGACGGGTTGGGAGTGACCGTGCAGCCGCGCGGGCACGGCGCCTCCGACAGCCTGTCCGGGCGGATCCTGGTGCGCACCACGGCGTTCGACGAGATCACGGTGAACGTGGTGGGCCGCTACGCCCGCGTCGGCGCCGGAGTGCCCTGGGGAACCCTGCTCAACCGGCTCGACGGCAGCGGGCTGGTGGCCCTGGCCGGCTCAAACCCCGATGTGAGCGTGGCCGGATACCTGCTCTCCGGCGGCCACTCCTGGTTCAGCCGGTGGAAGGGCCTCGCCGCGCACTCCATCCGGGCCGTCGAACTCCTCGACGCGACCGGTGTGCTGCGGCGGGTCAGCCGCGACACCGACCCCGAGTTGCTCTGGGCGCTCCGCGGGGCCGCGGGACTGTTCGGCGTGGTCACGGCCCTGGAGATCGACCTGTTCAGCGCCCCCGACCTGTTCGGCGGCAAGCTCCTCTTCCCGGCGGAATCGGCCGAGGTCGTATTCGGTGCCGCCACCGACGTCCTGCTGGACGCGCCGCCCGAGTTGAGCCTGATGCTCGGGCTGATCAACATGCCCGACATCGAGCAGGTTCCCGAACTGCTGCGCGGCCGCAGCTTCACCCAGGTCGACGCCGTCTTCGTCGGATCGGTCGAGGCCGGCCAGGCCCTTCTCGCTCCCCTGCACACCATCGCCCCGGTGATCGCCGACCTCACCCGGCCGTTCCCGATCGGTCAGCTCGGGGAGGTCTCCGGCGAGCCGCAGGAGCCGTCCGCCACGCTGGACTGGTCCAGGAGTGTGACCGACCTGGACCCGGCCACGATGGCGGGCCTGGTCGCCGCGTTCCGCACCGCCAGCTACGCAGGTCTGACCATGCTGCAGCTGCGCCCGCTCGGCGGCCTCATCGGCGATCCCACCGTCGGGGAAGACGGGGTGGCCGGGCATCTGGACACCGGATACCTGCTCTTCGCGGCGGCCATCCTGCCTCCAGGTGCCCCGATCCCGGCACCCGCGGACCGGCACCTGCTCTTCCAGCCGCTGGAAGACACCCTGCAGGGTGTGGGGGTGCCGCGCACGGTGCCGAGCTTTCTGGCCGCCGGCCAGGACCTCTCCGCCGCATTCGCACCCGACGTGCTGAAGCGGCTGGCCGCCCTCAAACGCACCGTCGACCCCGAGAACCTGTTCCGCAGCAATCGCCCACTCCCGGAGGAGGACGGCTGA
- the smc gene encoding chromosome segregation protein SMC yields the protein MYLKSLTLKGFKSFAQPTTFAFEPGVTCVVGPNGSGKSNVVDALAWVMGEQGVKTLRGGKMEDVIFAGTSTRGPLGRAEVTLSIDNSDGALPIEYAEVTISRTLFRNGGSEYAINGRTCRLLDVQELLSDSGLGREMHVIVGQGQLDAVLRASPEERRGFIEEAAGILKHRRRKEKTVRKLEAMQTNLTRLSDLAGEIRRQLKPLGQQAQVAREAQQIAATVRDARARLLADDVVTLRTALDAHGRTESERHSERIVIQDQLDHNQARIRRLEEAQVGDAVDVARRTAFALESAQERLRGLYTLANQRLALLGSQAEPAERASSVTPQRVAEAAAEVDRLERGISVAEDTWTRTRAVTAGLRRDLDALDDEISAQAALVSRHDLEVSHLAGQADTAASRLAAVRGEVLRRQGALSAARERLAAARAQLAELEETELHEAHGDDSDGMPAGIDPADLDEIVERAQAQMLESGTQIERLRDLLHGHERERDALAARRGALTLAIGQKDGSSALLEADLAGIGGLVAERMSVQPGFERAIAAALGSLADAVAADDRTAAIQAVEHSDLHHLGRVEFVLTGAGPAAPAALPGLPGAVPAASVVEAPPGVLGLLGRTLIVDDLPAAVAAADALTGEAAGDPVTLITRAGDVLTAHSLRAGTGAAPSTLELVTERDAAESRLAEVTSEITIVSGDLGDQRTVHAAAQAQATAAAALVRDRDARENAKAAQRVRLTVQVDAASADLDRLSAAAELAAAGVAEAESAAATSAAALETRRSQPRPILDVSARDALAADLDAAKEREIEARLQVDTARERVRSGQGRVAALTRQLETDRAEADAAARRAVLRRRQVDAASAVADALPRALGSIDASVAEARTLLGTAEAERASQNEELGSLRRDESSLRSRLQAITENVHGLELQIYEKKLQLSALLERAAHELGLVEDVLVAEYGPDQLVPAAAADRADAPLGAAETDSGTPYDRDEQQARLAAAERKYARLGRINPLALEEFAALEQRHLFLTEQLTDLTRTRADLLTIIDDIDDKMGTIFSSAFDDTQAAFAEVFPVLFPGGSGSIQLTDPSDMLTTGIEVSVKPAGKKIERLSLLSGGERSLAAVALLIAIFKARPSPFYIMDEVEAALDDANLGRLLTIFEDLRRTSQLIVITHQKRTMEIADALYGVSMRQDGVSAVVGQRVVRDDVEQAS from the coding sequence TTGTACCTGAAGAGTCTCACCCTCAAGGGCTTCAAGTCGTTCGCCCAACCCACCACCTTCGCCTTCGAACCTGGCGTCACCTGTGTCGTGGGACCGAACGGCTCGGGCAAGTCTAATGTGGTCGATGCCCTGGCCTGGGTCATGGGCGAACAGGGCGTGAAGACCCTCCGCGGCGGCAAGATGGAAGACGTCATCTTCGCCGGAACCTCCACCCGCGGGCCGCTCGGGCGCGCAGAGGTCACCCTCTCGATCGACAACAGCGACGGCGCCCTGCCCATCGAATACGCCGAGGTGACCATCTCGCGCACCCTCTTCCGCAACGGCGGCAGCGAGTACGCCATCAACGGCCGCACCTGCCGCCTCCTCGACGTGCAGGAGCTGCTCAGCGACTCCGGCCTCGGCCGGGAGATGCACGTCATCGTGGGTCAGGGCCAGTTGGATGCCGTGCTGCGCGCGAGCCCCGAGGAACGCCGCGGGTTCATCGAGGAGGCCGCCGGAATCCTCAAGCACCGTCGCCGCAAGGAAAAGACCGTGCGCAAGCTCGAGGCCATGCAGACCAACCTCACCAGGCTCAGCGACCTGGCCGGGGAGATCCGGCGCCAACTCAAGCCGCTCGGCCAGCAGGCCCAGGTGGCCAGGGAGGCGCAGCAGATCGCCGCGACGGTGCGTGATGCGCGGGCGCGGCTGCTCGCCGACGACGTGGTGACCCTGCGCACGGCGCTGGACGCCCACGGACGCACCGAGAGTGAGCGGCACTCCGAGCGCATCGTCATCCAGGACCAGCTCGACCACAACCAGGCCCGCATCCGCCGGTTGGAAGAGGCCCAGGTCGGTGACGCCGTCGACGTGGCGAGGCGCACGGCGTTCGCGCTCGAATCCGCCCAGGAACGCCTGCGCGGCCTGTACACCCTGGCCAACCAGCGCCTGGCCCTGCTCGGCAGCCAGGCCGAACCGGCCGAGCGGGCCTCGAGCGTCACCCCGCAGCGTGTCGCCGAGGCCGCCGCCGAAGTGGACCGGCTCGAACGCGGCATCAGTGTCGCCGAGGACACCTGGACCAGGACCCGGGCCGTCACGGCCGGCCTCCGGCGCGACCTCGACGCGCTCGATGACGAGATCTCGGCGCAGGCAGCCCTCGTCTCCCGTCACGACCTGGAGGTCTCGCACCTCGCCGGACAGGCCGACACGGCCGCGTCGCGGCTCGCCGCCGTGCGCGGCGAGGTGTTGCGCCGGCAGGGAGCCCTGTCCGCCGCGCGCGAGCGCCTTGCGGCCGCCCGAGCCCAGCTGGCCGAGCTGGAGGAGACCGAGCTGCACGAGGCCCACGGCGACGACTCCGACGGAATGCCCGCCGGCATCGACCCGGCAGACCTCGATGAGATCGTGGAACGCGCCCAGGCCCAGATGCTCGAGTCCGGAACACAGATCGAGCGTCTCCGCGACCTCCTGCACGGCCACGAACGCGAACGAGACGCCCTCGCAGCCCGCCGGGGCGCCCTCACGCTGGCCATCGGCCAGAAGGACGGCTCCTCCGCGCTCCTCGAGGCTGATCTCGCCGGCATCGGCGGCCTCGTCGCCGAACGGATGAGTGTGCAACCGGGCTTCGAACGTGCCATTGCCGCCGCTCTCGGCTCCCTCGCCGACGCAGTGGCCGCCGACGACCGCACCGCGGCCATCCAGGCCGTCGAACACTCCGACCTCCATCACCTCGGCCGGGTCGAGTTCGTGCTGACCGGAGCGGGTCCGGCCGCACCGGCTGCCCTGCCGGGCCTGCCGGGCGCGGTGCCCGCCGCGAGCGTGGTCGAGGCGCCGCCCGGGGTGCTCGGCCTGCTCGGTCGCACCCTCATCGTCGACGACCTGCCCGCCGCCGTCGCCGCTGCGGATGCACTGACCGGCGAGGCGGCCGGCGACCCCGTCACGCTGATCACCCGCGCCGGCGACGTGCTCACCGCGCACTCCCTGCGAGCCGGCACCGGCGCGGCACCGAGCACGCTTGAGCTCGTCACCGAACGCGACGCCGCCGAGAGCCGCCTGGCCGAGGTGACCAGCGAGATCACCATCGTCTCCGGCGACCTGGGCGACCAGCGCACAGTGCACGCTGCCGCGCAGGCGCAGGCCACGGCGGCGGCGGCCCTCGTGCGCGACCGGGACGCCCGCGAGAACGCCAAGGCCGCGCAACGCGTCCGGCTGACCGTGCAGGTGGATGCCGCCTCCGCCGACCTCGACCGGCTGTCGGCCGCCGCGGAACTCGCCGCGGCCGGCGTGGCCGAGGCGGAGAGCGCGGCGGCGACCAGCGCGGCCGCGCTGGAGACCCGGCGCTCCCAGCCACGCCCCATCCTGGATGTCAGCGCACGGGATGCACTCGCGGCCGACCTGGATGCCGCCAAGGAACGTGAGATCGAGGCGCGTCTGCAGGTGGACACCGCCAGGGAACGGGTGCGGAGCGGCCAGGGCCGGGTGGCCGCTCTCACCCGCCAGCTCGAGACCGACCGGGCCGAGGCCGACGCGGCCGCGCGGCGGGCGGTTCTCCGGCGCCGGCAGGTGGATGCGGCTTCGGCCGTGGCCGACGCGCTGCCCCGGGCCCTCGGGTCCATAGACGCGTCCGTCGCAGAGGCCCGGACGCTGCTCGGCACGGCTGAGGCCGAACGGGCCAGCCAGAACGAGGAACTCGGCTCGTTGCGCCGGGACGAAAGTTCCCTGCGCTCCCGCCTGCAGGCCATCACCGAGAACGTCCACGGTCTTGAATTGCAGATCTACGAGAAGAAGCTGCAACTGTCCGCCCTGCTCGAGCGGGCCGCACACGAGCTCGGCCTGGTGGAAGACGTCCTGGTCGCCGAGTACGGTCCGGACCAGCTGGTGCCGGCCGCGGCGGCCGACCGGGCCGACGCGCCCCTGGGTGCAGCCGAGACGGATTCGGGTACACCGTATGACCGGGACGAACAACAGGCACGACTCGCCGCGGCCGAACGCAAGTACGCCCGCCTGGGCCGGATCAACCCGCTCGCCCTCGAGGAATTCGCCGCCCTGGAACAGAGGCATCTCTTCCTGACCGAACAGCTCACCGACCTCACCAGGACCCGGGCCGACCTGCTCACGATCATCGACGACATCGACGACAAGATGGGCACCATCTTCTCCAGCGCGTTCGACGACACGCAGGCCGCGTTCGCCGAGGTGTTCCCGGTGCTGTTCCCCGGTGGCAGCGGCAGCATCCAGCTCACCGACCCGTCCGACATGCTCACGACGGGTATCGAGGTGTCGGTGAAACCGGCCGGGAAGAAGATCGAGCGTCTCTCGCTACTCTCCGGCGGGGAGCGCTCCCTGGCGGCCGTCGCGCTCCTGATCGCCATCTTCAAGGCGCGGCCGAGCCCGTTCTACATCATGGACGAGGTCGAGGCGGCGCTCGACGACGCCAACCTGGGCCGTCTGCTGACCATCTTCGAAGACCTCCGGCGCACCAGCCAGCTCATCGTGATCACCCACCAGAAACGCACCATGGAGATCGCCGACGCCCTGTACGGCGTGTCCATGCGGCAGGACGGCGTGTCGGCCGTGGTGGGGCAGCGGGTCGTGCGCGACGACGTCGAGCAGGCCTCCTGA
- a CDS encoding GNAT family N-acetyltransferase: MGTTAFTIDELTIPSETSGPGWNDFAAAIEVRNRVEAHAYGTAVLNQTAEELWPAWLTPEHSPRRLFVARVGGDIVGRGVYETLADPESEFAWFTVEVLPQHRTHGIGGALTARLDALADAAGRSIRIVYAMSPEGPGPRLAPPTGFGSVPADNPEVRFLLRHGYTLEQVERGSALVLPVDPHLLNRHLEEAQARAGGDYAVLTWTGRTPERWLDDLARLYTRMSTDAPSAGLEEPEDVWTVERLRSEQDAAAAGPRATLVAAALHRPSGRLAGFTELSVPADPLRAVEQEDTLVLREHRGHRLGMLLKAANLRQLALTHPEQTMVTTFNAEENRYMLNVNEALGFVPLGYEGAWRRVSAL; encoded by the coding sequence ATGGGGACCACGGCATTCACCATCGACGAACTGACGATTCCATCGGAGACCTCCGGGCCGGGCTGGAATGATTTCGCCGCAGCCATCGAGGTGCGCAACAGGGTCGAGGCCCACGCGTACGGAACGGCCGTGTTGAATCAGACGGCCGAGGAACTCTGGCCCGCCTGGCTCACGCCAGAGCACTCCCCCAGACGGCTCTTCGTGGCCCGGGTCGGCGGCGACATCGTGGGACGGGGCGTCTACGAGACTCTCGCCGATCCGGAGTCCGAGTTCGCCTGGTTCACGGTGGAGGTTCTGCCGCAGCACCGCACCCACGGCATCGGGGGCGCTCTGACCGCGCGCCTCGACGCCCTGGCCGACGCCGCGGGACGCAGCATCCGGATCGTCTACGCGATGTCGCCGGAGGGCCCAGGGCCCCGGCTGGCACCCCCGACGGGGTTCGGCTCGGTGCCGGCCGATAACCCCGAGGTGCGTTTCCTACTCCGGCACGGGTACACCCTCGAGCAGGTCGAGCGCGGCAGCGCGCTGGTGCTTCCGGTCGACCCGCACCTGCTGAACCGGCACCTCGAGGAGGCCCAGGCCCGCGCCGGGGGTGACTACGCGGTGCTGACCTGGACCGGCCGGACGCCCGAGCGTTGGCTCGATGACCTGGCCCGGCTGTACACGCGGATGTCGACGGATGCGCCCAGCGCCGGCCTGGAGGAGCCCGAGGACGTCTGGACCGTCGAGCGGCTCCGGAGCGAGCAGGATGCCGCGGCCGCAGGACCGCGCGCCACACTCGTGGCCGCTGCCCTGCACCGCCCCAGCGGCCGGCTGGCCGGGTTCACCGAGTTGTCCGTTCCCGCGGACCCGCTCCGGGCCGTCGAGCAGGAGGACACCCTCGTGCTCAGGGAACATCGGGGGCACCGGCTGGGGATGCTGCTCAAGGCGGCCAATCTGAGGCAGCTGGCGCTGACGCATCCGGAGCAGACGATGGTGACCACGTTCAACGCCGAGGAGAACCGGTACATGCTGAACGTGAACGAGGCTCTCGGCTTTGTGCCGCTGGGGTACGAGGGCGCTTGGCGCCGGGTCAGCGCGCTCTGA
- the mutM gene encoding bifunctional DNA-formamidopyrimidine glycosylase/DNA-(apurinic or apyrimidinic site) lyase, whose product MPELPEVEVVRAGLEPAVSGATITGVEVFDDRSLRRHDRSLGEFEALLTGSRLLAAVRRGKFLWFPLAERTGGSDRALVAHLGMSGQVLLRSPGETPEKLLRIRLALEHPVHGELALHFVDQRIFGSMAVDTVLPTGDRRPAGYSGPGLAPGRTLDGERVPAAWEAQIPSQVAHIGRDPLDPAFSAPEFYRSLARTRSGIKRVLLDQQVASGIGNIYADEALYEARVHFDQPAASLSTATARRLLAAVRAILLRALAEGGTSFDAQYVNVNGQSGYFSHSLNAYGQHGRPCPRCGTELVRARFMNRSSHYCPRCQRLR is encoded by the coding sequence ATGCCTGAACTGCCCGAGGTCGAGGTCGTCCGCGCCGGACTCGAGCCGGCCGTCTCCGGTGCCACGATCACGGGCGTCGAGGTCTTCGACGACCGGTCCCTGCGCCGGCACGACCGCTCACTGGGCGAGTTCGAGGCGCTGCTGACCGGGTCCAGGCTTCTCGCCGCGGTGCGCCGAGGAAAGTTCCTCTGGTTCCCGCTCGCGGAGCGGACCGGCGGATCCGACCGTGCCCTCGTGGCGCACCTCGGTATGAGCGGACAGGTGCTGCTGCGAAGCCCGGGCGAAACCCCGGAGAAGCTGCTGCGCATCCGTCTGGCCCTCGAGCACCCGGTGCACGGTGAACTGGCGCTGCACTTCGTGGATCAGCGCATCTTCGGCAGCATGGCCGTCGACACCGTGCTGCCCACAGGTGACCGGCGCCCGGCCGGCTACTCCGGACCCGGGCTGGCCCCTGGACGGACCCTGGACGGCGAACGGGTTCCCGCCGCTTGGGAAGCCCAGATCCCGAGCCAGGTGGCACACATCGGCAGAGATCCCCTCGACCCTGCCTTCTCGGCGCCGGAGTTCTACCGCTCGCTGGCGCGCACCCGCTCGGGCATCAAGAGGGTGCTGCTCGACCAACAGGTCGCCAGCGGCATCGGCAACATCTACGCCGACGAAGCCCTGTACGAGGCCCGGGTGCACTTCGACCAGCCGGCCGCGTCACTGTCCACGGCCACGGCCCGACGGCTGCTCGCGGCGGTGCGCGCCATCCTGCTGCGCGCCCTGGCCGAAGGCGGCACGAGCTTCGACGCCCAGTACGTGAACGTCAACGGGCAGTCCGGCTACTTCTCGCACAGTCTCAATGCCTACGGGCAGCACGGCCGGCCGTGCCCGCGCTGCGGAACCGAGCTTGTGCGCGCCCGGTTCATGAACCGGTCGTCGCACTACTGTCCGCGCTGCCAGCGGCTGCGCTGA